GCCGCACCGGTAGATTCGCCCAACGGGCTGTCGAATTCCTCTTCCGGAAGTTGTGTGAATTCAATCCCGGTTTCACGAAACATACGTGCCAGCTCCCGGGTTGTGAGGGAGTAATCCACATCAAAAAAGCGTTCTTTTTCCGTAAGGTTCAATTTTTCTTTCCAGTATTGGAATGCGCCGTCCATTTCAGGCCTGCGTGCTTCATATTTTTTGGCGGTACAGGGCATGATGGATACCACTACGATATCCCGCGGATCAATACCTGTCATTTCTGCATAATAGGTTTTGGCTACCGCGCCGAACATCTGTTGTGGAGATTTACAGGTGGACAAATGCCCCAATAGTTCCGGATAAAAATGCTCGATAAATTTTATCCATCCAGGTGAACAGGAAGTGATCATCGGCAATGTGCCACCGTTTTTTATCCTATGGAGCAATTCGTTTCCCTCTTCCACAATAGTGAGGTCTGCCGCGAAATTGGTATCGAAGACCCGTGAGAATCCAAGCCGCCTCAGGCCGGCCACCATCTGTCCCGTGACCAGGCTCCCATAGGGCATGCCCATTGCTTCTCCGATGCCCACACGGACAGCCGGTGCAGTCTGCACCAGCACTACCTTTTCCGGATCCTGCAACGCTGCCCACACTTCGCTTACCGAACTTTTTTCAGTGATAGCTCCCGTTGGACAAACCAAGGCACACTGGCCGCAATTTGTACAGACGACATTCCCCAATCCTTTATCGAGAAAAGCAGATACCTTTGTTTTCAACCCTCGTCCCGAGAAATCGATCGCTTTTACATCCTGTATATTGTTGCAGACGGCAACACAACGTCCGCAAAGGATACATTTTTCAGGATCACGGACCAGAGAAAGAGAGGAATCATCTTTTGCGTAATACTCTTTGCGGGTCCGTACAAACCGTTTCGAATTGATACCCAATGTAAAGGTCAACTGCTGCAGTTCACAGTTTCCGTTCCGGTCGCAGACCAGGCAATCCTGCGGATGGTTGGCCAATAACAGTTCAACATTCAATTTCCGGGCTTCCATCGCACGCAGGCTGTTGGTCGATATCTCCATCCCTTCGGTAACTTTTGTGATACAGGAGCGCAACAAAGACCTGGCCCCTTTCACCTCTACTACACATACTCCGCAGGATGCATTTTGAGATACATCCTTCAGATAACACAAAGAAGGCACATGAATGCCCACCGAACGGCAGGCTTGC
This window of the Proteiniphilum saccharofermentans genome carries:
- a CDS encoding NADH-dependent [FeFe] hydrogenase, group A6, translating into MEIRINNRVVQVAEGCTIWQACRSVGIHVPSLCYLKDVSQNASCGVCVVEVKGARSLLRSCITKVTEGMEISTNSLRAMEARKLNVELLLANHPQDCLVCDRNGNCELQQLTFTLGINSKRFVRTRKEYYAKDDSSLSLVRDPEKCILCGRCVAVCNNIQDVKAIDFSGRGLKTKVSAFLDKGLGNVVCTNCGQCALVCPTGAITEKSSVSEVWAALQDPEKVVLVQTAPAVRVGIGEAMGMPYGSLVTGQMVAGLRRLGFSRVFDTNFAADLTIVEEGNELLHRIKNGGTLPMITSCSPGWIKFIEHFYPELLGHLSTCKSPQQMFGAVAKTYYAEMTGIDPRDIVVVSIMPCTAKKYEARRPEMDGAFQYWKEKLNLTEKERFFDVDYSLTTRELARMFRETGIEFTQLPEEEFDSPLGESTGAAVIFGSTGGVMEAALRTAYELYTGKRLDNIDFRSVRGLQGIKEADVNLNGTILKVAVAHTLKNAGILLDQIKNGTSAYAFIEVMTCPGGCLGGGGQPIPTNAEIRERRAASIYFEDEHKAIRKSHENPEIARLYKDFLNEPLGEKSHHLLHTHYVERGY